One window of the Amblyraja radiata isolate CabotCenter1 chromosome 41, sAmbRad1.1.pri, whole genome shotgun sequence genome contains the following:
- the LOC116967754 gene encoding TNF receptor-associated factor 5-like, which translates to MKLARGNPGHVCPVDQELLYSTKVFIDNCCRKEVMGLWVYCRNHKVGCKVQIPLGALEGHLKTCSFQRVPCSRPGCSELLLQQDLRDHLNLNCRQREVKCEYCQIETTVAELKKHETSECLSSLITCPKYCGKQLHRAEVGC; encoded by the exons ATGAAACTAGCACGAGG GAATCCAGGGCACGTTTGTCCAGTGGACCAGGAGCTCCTGTATAGCACCAAG GTGTTCATTGACAACTGCTGTCGAAAGGAGGTGATGGGACTGTGGGTTTACTGCAGGAACCACAAAGTTGGCTGCAAAGTACAGATACCGCTGGGCGCCCTGGAG ggccaTCTGAAGACCTGTTCCTTCCAGCGAGTCCCATGCTCGCGGCCTGGCTGCTCCGAACTACTTCTGCAGCAGGACCTGAGGGACCATTTAAACCTCAACTGTCGACAGCGGGAAGTGAAGTGTGAATACTGCCAGATTGAAACTACTGTGGCTGAGCTAAAG AAACATGAAACCAGTGAGTGTCTGTCATCTCTGATCACCTGTCCGAAATACTGTGGGAAACAACTCCATCGAGCTGAGGTAGGCTGTTAG